CCAGCACGCGCAGCAGCTTGGGTTGCAGGGAGAGCGGCATTTCTGCCACTTCGTCCAGAAAGAGGGTGCCTTCTGCCGCCAGTTCCAGTTTGCCCGCAGAGCCGCCCGCACGGCTGCCGGTATAGGCGCCTGCCTCATGCCCGAAGAGTTCGCTTTCGAACAGTTCGTGGGGGATGGCGGCACAGTTGATGGCCACGAAGGGGTGCATGCTGCCCGCTTCGCCGAAGTGGATGAGGCGGGCGATGATCTCCTTGCCGGTGCCTGTTTCGCCTTCTATGAGCACGGGTACGCTGGGGTCGTTGTGGAACATGCGGGCGTCGTTCATGACCTGTTCCGTGGCGGGGGATTCCGATACCACGCTCCCTATGCCGAAGACCTGACGCAGGCAGGTGCGGGCTTCTTCAAGGTCGCGGTGGAGGGTGTCTGCCACCTCGCGGACACGCAGGTCCAGATTTTGCCGCAGGTCGCGGTTTTCCAGAAGCAGGGCCTGATGCTCCGCGCTGCGTTCTACCACGGCGGCCAGTTCCCGCGCGTTTATGGGCTTGTTCAGGTAGTCGTAGGCACCGTGGCGCAGGGCACCCACGGCTGTTTCCATGTCGCCGTGCCCGGTGATGAGTACAACGTCGCAGGTTTCTGTGTGCGGCGTGCTTTTGAGTTTGCGCAGGAGGGTGATGCCGTCCATGCGGGGCATGCGGATGTCTGTGATGATAAGCGGGTAGTGGGTGCGCAGTGCTTCTTCCAGCGCGCGCACGGGGTCGGCGAAGGGCGCGGGGTCGTGGCCGAGGTCGCTGAGGACCACGCTCAGGCTTTGCAGGCTGGTGGGGTTGTCGTCAACTATGAGGATGCGCATCCTTTTCTCCTGCTGCCGCGTGTCTGTTGGGGTTCTTGACCGTGCATTGCCCGGCATTCCGGCGGCGGCTGTACAGATATTGTTAGTACAGACATCGTTAGGGTACATTGGGGGTTGCCCCGGGGGCAGGGATTTGGGCTGCGTGCCCGGCCGCATGCAGCCGGACCACGAACACCGCCCCCGTGCCCTCCGGCGGAGGAACGATGGCGATCTCGCCCAGCCATGCCTCCACAAAGGTGTGGACGATGGAAAGGCCCAACCCCATGCCGCCGCCCGCCTCCTTGGTGGTGAAGAAGGGGTCGAAGACGCGGGATTCCAGCCCTTGCAGGCCGGGGCCGTTGTCCCGCACCTCCAGACGCAGGGCATCATCCTGCGTTTGTCCTGTGGTGATGCGTATCCACTTGTCCTGCCCTGAAGCCTCCACGGTGTCCAGTGCGTGCATGGCGTTGACCACGAGGTTGATCACAACCTGTTCCAGCTGCACCGGATTGGCAAGGGCTTCCGGCAGGAAAGGGGTAAGGCACAGGTCCACACGGATGCCGTGGGCGGTGAGCTGTGCTCCCACCAGACTCAGCGCGCGTTCCACGGCCTTGTTCAGGCAGGCGCTGCCTGTGGGCGGCGCATCCTGCTGCATGACCAGTGAACGCATGTGCGCGATGATTTCGTGGATGTTGTCCGCTTCGCGCAGAATCCAGCCCAGCCGTGAGAGAAGCGTTTCCGGCGCGATGGTGCGCTGCTGTTCCATCAGCATTTCCAGCCCGCTGGCGTAAAGGCGCAGGGCGGAGAGGGGTTGATTTATCTCGTGGGCGATGCCTGCGGCGAGGGTGCCCATGGCTTCCAGTTGCCGGACACGGTTCAGCCGTTCCGCCACGCGCTTGCGTTCGGTAATGTCTTCCAGCAGCACGATGACGGAGGGCACATCGCCCGCCGTGCCCCGGATGGGACAGGCCGTGATGCGGAAGGCGTGGTCCGCGTTATTTGTTGTATTATGGCTGGTTACGCTGCCTGCGCAGTGCGCGGTATGCAGGCGGCAGGAAAATTCCTGTTCGTGGACCTGCCCGTCTGCAAAGGTGCGCAGGATGAGGTCTGCCGGGGTGTTGCCGTTTTCCGGAGTCCCTTCCGCAGTGCCGAACGGAGTAATGCTGCCGGACGGAGTGGTGGTGCCGGATGGAGTAGTGCTGCCGGACGGGGGGATATTGCCGGACGGAGATATATTGTCGGCCGGGACGGAAGCGCACTCCTTGGGCACAATGCGGAGCAGGGTTTCCAGTGTTTCCGCCTCACGGCGGGCAGCATCGTCTTGTGTGCCGCCCTTTAATGAGCTTGGCGCAGGGCTGAACCAGCGGGAGAACAGCGGATTGGCGGCGGTGATGCGCATGTTGGCATCAATGACGGCTATGCCCACCGCAAGGTTGTCGGTAATGGACCGGTAGCGCTCTTCCGAAAGGGCAAGGGCTTCCTGCACCTGTTTGCTCTGCGTGATGTCCATGCCCAGCTTGAGCACCAGCGGGGTGCGGTCCACATCGGTGAACGGGTAGGTGTATATGCGGAAGGACCGCCCGCTGGCAGGGCTTGTCCATTCGCATATGGACAGGCTGCCGGTGTCGAAGGCGTCGAAGGGAGGGCAGTCGGCGCAGGGGGTTGATTCTTCCCGTATGGCTGCATAGCAGGGCCGGTTGCCGGGCGGGCCGAACAGTTCGCGGAAGGTCTGGTTGGCGTAGCGGATGGAGTGGTCCGGCGCGATGAGTGCCACGTAGGCGGGGAGCCTGTCCAGCAGGGAGAGCAGGCGCGCACGTTCCGCCTGCATGGTGCGCTGTTCCTCAAGCCCTGCCGGGGCGGGGGCAAGGGTGGCGGTTATGGCTTCTGTGCCGTCCGGCAGGAGGATGGTGCGAGGGCAGACCTGTATATCCACAGGCAGCCCTTTGGCGGACGGCAGGCGCAGGGTGTAGGGCGTGAAAACGCCCCGCTGCTGAAGGCGCATCTGCTCTTCCAGCACGGCGAGAGACTGTGGCGAGGAAAGGGCTTCTGTGAGCCGTTGCAGCAGTTCGCGGCGCGGATAATCCAGCAGGGGGGTGAGTGCTCCGGCGGCGTAGGTAAGGTCCAGCGCATTGCCGCCGGAGGCGGAGTCGCTTATCTGGCGCAGGAACCACAGCACCGGGGCAGGGGGAGGGCCTGCAAAAAGACCGTGTGCGGCGCGCGGGGTGCTGTGCATGCTGTAAATGGCTCCGTGGTGGTTGCGTGCATTGGGGCTACAGGCTTTTCATGCTTGTGTCCATGATGCTCAGGGTATGGGAGAGCGTTTCTTCCAGCCTGCGGATGGCTGTGGCAGCGCGCTCCCGCTCGCCGTGGCGCAACGCATCGGCACACAGGTCTGCCGTGGCTGCCAGTTCCGATGCACCGATGTTGCGGGATGCGGTGGCAAGGGCCATGGTCGCGCCCAGGCTTACTTCCGCACGGGTGATGTCCAGCCGTGTACCCTGACCGCGCAATGCCTCGCGGATGTCTGCCATCTGTTCGTGCGAATCGGCAAGAAAGGATTGCCATATAGCCCGCACGAGCAGGGTATCGCCCTGCATGCGCCGGAGCACATCCGCCGTATCCAGAAGCGGCAGCACATCGCCCTGATGGGGTTGCGGCGCATCTTCATCGGCTGTGCGTTCGTTGGTGAACACCCGGTTGATGACCTCGTAAAAACGTTCCGCGTGCAGGGGCTTGGCAATGTAGTCCGTCATGCCTGCTTCTATGAACCGTTCGCGGTCGCCCTTCAGGGCGTGGGCGGTGACCGCGATGATGGGAATGTCCTGCGGCACGCCGTCTGCAGTGCCCGAACGTATGCGCCGCACAGCCTCCAGTCCGCCCATGCGGGGCATCTGGATGTTGGTGAGCACAAGGTCGTAGCGGTCCTGCGCCAGAAGCGCAAGCATTTCCAAGCCGTTGGAGGCGGTGGTGCAACTGTGCCCCTGTTTTTCCAGCAGCATGCGCACAAGGTTGCGGCTGACGAGGTTGTCGTCTGCCGTGAGCACGGAGAGCCTGCGCATAGCCTGCGGGAGAACGGCCTGCCCGACGCCTGAATGGCGGATGTCCGGCACGTGGCGTTCGCAGGGGGTGAAATGGGCGGTGAAGTAGAAGGTACTGCCGTGGTTGAGGCGGCTGCGCACCCACATTTTTCCATCCATAAGGTCCACAAGTTCTTTACAGATAGCAAGGCCGAGGCCGGACCCCACATGTTCCTGCTCTGTTTCCCTGTCTACCTGTCTGTAGCGTTCGAAAATGGTGGAGAGCCTGTTCTCCGGTATGCCTAAGCCGGTATCACGTACGGAAAAGAGCAGTTGCAGACTCTCTTCCGCAGGGAGGGAGTGCGCGTCCGGCATTTCCGGCGTGCCGCCTTTGACCAGATTTATCTCCACGACAATAGTGCCGTTTTCCGTGAACTTGACAGCGTTGCCCAGCAGGTTGGCGAGAATCTGGTGCAGCCTGCCGGAATCGCCCTGCACGGTGGCAGGCACGCCCGGTCCCAGATGGTAGGAAAGGCGCAGTCCTTTCTTTTCCGCATCCGGCTTTACGCTGCGGACCACCTTGGCAACGGTGCGGGCTATATCGAACGGTTTTTCCGTGAGGGAAAGCCGCCGGGCCTCTATGCGCGAGATATCCAGCACATCATTGAGGATGGCGAGCAGGTTTTCCGCCGAATCCACGATGGTGGTAAGATATTCGCGCTGCTCTTCGGAGAGGGGGGTGTCCAGCGCGAGGTCTGCCATGCCCATGATGCCGTTGAGCGAGTTGCGTATTTCGTGGCTCATGTCGGCGAAATAGCCTGATTTGGCAAGGTTATCCTGCTCTGCTTTGCGCCGTGCGTCTTCCAGTCTGCGCTCTGCGGAGTGTTTGAGCAGGGCTATTTCTATGGTGGAGTGCAGTTCGCGTTCTTCAAAGGGCTTGATGAGGAAGCCGAAAGGGTTGGATGTTTTTGCGCGTTCAAGCGTGGCTTGGTCGGAATAGGCGGTGAGGTAGATGACAGGGATCTTGAGTTTGCCGGAAATGATGCCCGCGGCCTGTATGCCGTCCATTTCGCCCTTCAGGCGGATGTCCATAAGGACAAGGCCGGGACGCAGTTCTGTTGCCTTGCGGATGGCGGTGGGACCGTCTGCGACAATGGCGGGGACGGAGTATCCCAGACGTTCCAGAGTGCGTCTGATATCCAGCGCCACGATCTGTTCATCGTCCACGACAAGGATGTTCAGCGGGGGCATGTGTCCTCCGGCGGAAGTCTTACGTAAGGGGCGGTGCATGGTGCAGCCGCGTGAATGGGCGGAAAAGTGCAGGACGGAACCATGCCCGCGTATGCTACTCCTTGTCCGTGCTCCAGAAGGTATGCAACAAACAACAGTCTCTTTCAAGTATAGGCATGCGGTTCTGGAGAGTGAGCATTGACTTGACAGCTCAATCATGTCATTTGAATGGGAATCTTTTGCATGCACGAACGGGGGACGCCGTGAAAAGAAACCTGCCTGTGTTGCTGATGCTGGCCTGTCTGGTGATGGGAAATGCCGGATTGGCCAATGCCAAGGGGCTTTCTGACCTGCTGCCCGGATTGCTGGAGCAGCACGAGAGAGTGCTGGCCAAGGAAAGTCAGGTGGAGGCATCTGCCCATGGGGTGGACGTGAGCCGTTCCGGATGGTTTCCCCGGCTGGATTTTGTGAGCGACGTGGCCAGCGAGCAGACCGGCAAGCCCGGCAGCCAGCAGGACGACTATACCAACCGCGTGCGCAATATGCAGCAGTTGCGGGGCAGGCAGCTCCTGTATGATTTTGACGCCACTTCCAAGCGTGTGGAACAATCTGAGAATCTGCTGGAACGCAGCCGGATGGAGATGGATGCCACCAGTCAGGACCTGCTGCTGGAGGGTATTGGCGCGTTTCTGGACGTGTACAAGGCCTATAAGCGGCTGGAGTATGCCACCCGTTCCGAGGAGCGCATCAAGCAGCAGACCGGTATTGAAGAAACGCTGGTGCAGCGCGGGGCCGGGGTTTCATCTGACGTGTTGCAGGCCAAGCAGCAGTTGCTGGGCGCCATGGCACTGCGCGTGAATATAGAGGGCGAACTTGCCAAGGCAACAGCGCATTTCCGGGCCGTGTTCGGATATGAACCGGAGCTTGACGAGGTGAGGGAGTTTGAAAAGCCCGTGCTGCCTTCCGACAGGCTGCCCGCTAACGCCGATGAGGCCGTGACCATAGCTATAGAGGACAATCCCGTGCTGAAGGCTGCCGCCGCTTCCGTGGAGGCAGGGGCTAAGCAGGTGGAGATTGACCGTACCCGTTTTTACCCCACCTTCAATCTTTTTGCAGAAGCCCGCCGCCGTGAAAACGACAACGGCGACTCCGGCGTACGCGACAACTCCGCCGTGGGCGTGGAAATGGCATGGAACCTGTTCTCCGGCTTCGGAGACGAATCGCAGTTGCGTGCATCCCGTGCCTCGGTGGCGCAGGCCCGTTACGCACAGGCCGACCTGCGCCGCAGCATTGAGCAGAACGTGCGCACCGCATGGCAGGATTTGCGTACCAACCGTCGCAATGCCACCCTGCTGCGGGAGCAGACGGATATTCTGGGCGAGTTTATGGATCTGGCCAAGCGTGAGCGCACGCTGGGAACCCGCTCGCTGCTGGACGTGCTGGTGGCGGAAGTGAACTACATCAACGCCGTTAGCGCCGCACTGGCTGCCGAGGCAGACGCCATTCGTTCCGGGTACGCCACGCTGCATGCCATGGGCAAACTGGAAGTGAGCCTGTTCACCAAGTAGAGTTTGGGCGCTCCCTGCCCGGAAGTGTTTCCCGCTGGAACGGAACCCGCCCGCAGCCTGAGCTGCGGGCGGGTTTTTATGTGCGGTTTGTCCTGCATTCCTTCCATGCAGGGAGAAGGATGCCTGAAAGGATCAGCCGCCGAAATAGCCGGGGCTGATGACGGACAGGGCTTCTGTATACTTGCTGCGCAGCAGGGCCAGTTTGCCGCCCATCGCTTTTTCCTGCGCCGAGATGTCCATGCTGCATTCGTTGGCGAGTTGGGCATTCAGCATTTCAATTTCGCGCACCGTGGACTTGATGAGATTGAGGGTATCCTCAAAGCCGGCCTTGCCCTGCGCCTTGTCCACATTGGCAAGCACATCGTAGAGGCGGGCTTTCCAGATGTTCAGTTCCATTTCCACGCCCTTGCAGTAGTTCTGCACGGCGGCTTCACGCTGTTCGTTGGTGCTGCATCCCTCGATGGCCGAGCAGCTTTCGCACGGGCCGGGGTAGTCCATGTTCGGCATAGGTTGCTCCTTTTGTGGATTGTAGGATTGAGAGTCTGCTTTCAGCATAGCACGCACTGCACGAAAGGGGATGATATTTATTGCGACAGGGAGATGACATTGCTCTTTATGAAAGCGGTATATGAAGAAAATGATTGATGTAACTCACTGCATAGAGAGAATGGCGTCCTGAAAGCGGGCATGTGAAAGAAACACAACGGATCATGCTGTTGCGTGATGGATTTTTCACGTTGTCTATGATGCTGTTTTTACAGCAGATGCTTCCGGCATCCCTGCACAAGGGTTTCGGAAAGCTCTTCAAGCAGTGAGGTGCCGAGATTCCAGTGGTGCCAGTAGAGGCTGACCGGAACGGCGTGGTGCGGAGCAAGGGGGATGAGCTCGCCTGAATGCAGCAGCGGGTTGCCCTGCGGGTGGGGCACCATGCCGTAGGCATGCCCTGCGCGGATCATCTCCACGAACTGGCTGGATGAGGGGACATAGTGCGGGGGAAAGCCGTTATCTTCCACGCCCCACAGGGCGGCGAAGCGGCAGTGCAGCAGGTCCTTGCGGTTGAAGGTGACGGCGGGGGCACGGCGCAGTGCCTGTTCTTCCACCCCGTGCGGGAACCAGCGGGACACGAACTGCGGGGTGGCGAGGCACTGGTAATCCATTCTGCCCAAGGGCACACAGCGGCAGCCCTGTATGGGGGTGGCAAGGCTGCTTATGCAGCCTGTGACCACGCCGGTACGCAGCAGGGCGTGGGTGACTTCCTGATCATCGGTGTAGATGTCCAGCAGCACGGGGCGGCTAGCCAGAAACGGACGCAGTACAGGCAGAAACCATGTGGCGAGGCTGTCTTCGTTCACGGCGAGGGGCATGACCACAGGCGTGTCCATTGCGTCTGACGGGGAAGAAGACCGGAAGGTTGCCAGCAGGTCGTCTTCCAGATGGCGCACGCGGCGGTAGTGAGCCAGCAGGCGTTGTCCGGCTTCGGTAGGGCGCACGGGAGAGGCGCGTACAAGCAGCGGCTGCCCCATGGCATCTTCCAGCGACCGGATACGCTGCGAGACGGCGGACTGCGTGATGTGCAGCCGCGATGCGGCCTTTTCAAACCCGCCTTCCTGCACCACAGCGGCAAGCGCCTGCATAAGTCTGTTATCCAGCATGGATCAGTATTAGCAAAATTAATGAGATAGTAAAACTATTAGTTTTACTATCTGGGAAAAGGCGGAGTACGGTGCTCCCGGAGATGCGCTTACAGGAAGGGTTCCGTTGCGCTGCGGGTATTTGATAATCCGGGAGGAAGATTGGTTACGGCGTACTTGCAGGGAATGGCTATGGGCGGAGGTTTGATAGTCGCCATAGGGGCGCAGAACGCGTTTGTATTTTCGCAGGCAGTGCGCCGGAATAACGCACTGCTGGTGGCCCTGCTGTGCAGTCTGTGCGATGCCGTGCTCATAGGGGTGGGAGTGACCGGCATAGGCGCTGCTGTTGCCGCCAACCCTGTGCTGGGGCGTTGGAGCGCATGGCTGGGGGCGCTTTTCCTGTTCTGGTACGGGCTGGGGGCGTTGCGCTCTGCCCTGCGGGGCGGCTGCCTTGAGGACGAGGCACGGGTTCTTGTCACAGCGCGGGCTACGGTCATGGCCACGCTGGCCATTACGCTGCTGAATCCGCACGTGTATCTGGATACGGTGGTGCTGCTGGGCGCGGTGAGCGGACAGTATGCGCAGGATGCCCGGTATGTGTTCGGGGCGGGAGCGGCCACCGCCTCTGTTCTCTGGTTTTTCACGCTGGCGCTGGGCGGGGGCATGATGGCCCCGCTGTTCCGGTCACGCGGGGCGTGGCGGGTGCTGGATGGAGTGGTCTGCGCCACCATGTGGGGCATTGGCATGCGGCTGGCGCTGCACGGCATGTCTTTGTAAAAAAAAGCCCCCGCGCGCCCCGGTGTGATTGTATACGGGGAGGCGCGGAGGCCCTGTATGCTGCCGGGGCAAACGCTCTATGGGGAAAGCGTGAGCGACCGGATGTGCGGACGGGGGTGAGAGTCCGCCCGCTGCGGCGCAGGCGTTAGCTGGTGCGTCTGCCTGCGGGCTGTTTTTTTGCGCTGCGGTTGCCCGCCTTGCCTGTTTTCTGGCCGGGAGCTTTGCTGCGGGGGGGTACTGCCGCATTCTTTCCCGCTGTCCCGGCTGAGGCTTTGGGTGCCGGGGCTTTTGATGCCGGGGCCTCCGGTGCCGGAGCGGGTTTGGCGGTATTTGGCTGTGCCGGTGCCGCAACGGCTTGTGGTGCGTTTTTTTCCTGCGCGGTGGTTATATGGCGCGGCTCCGGCGAGGCAGGAGATTCGGGAGTCGCGCATTCCTCAGAGGAAGCGTTTTCCTCCGCAGGGGCTTGCTGTGTGGTTTCCACTGTGACCGTGGTAGCCGTGGTATCTGGTGTCGCTGCGGTTGCTGTGCAGCAGGGGGCGGCGGGTACCGCCGAGATGGTCACAGCTGCGGATTCCACGGCCGGAGCGGAGTACCATTCCAGTTCCAGAGCAAACTTCTGCCTGTCCTTTTTCGTTCTGGCTTCCACGGTCACTTCCAAGTGCTCCGGGGTGGTGAGCACCACCTGCTCGCCGCCTTGTTCCACCACGACTCTGCCTGCCTTGAGGCTTTGCACCAGGGCCTCAAGGTACGCAACGGCATCGGCAAAGGCCAATTGCTGCGTTACGCTGATCTTGTTTTTTTCCATGACCACTCCGTTTCGGGTATCGGGTTGTCCGTGCTAGCACAGCGAGAGCAGCACGGGATTGAGCAGGGTTTCGTCTATGTATGGCGCGCTCACTTTGCTTACGAGCTGCCGGTCCAGCACGGTAATGCCGCGGGCAGCCAGTGCCTGCCTGTCCAGCGAGGCAGCGGTGCCCGGATAGACGCCGTTTTTGGAATCCACGAGCACGAAGGAGAGCAGGTCGGCATCTGCCGTTGCGGGCGGGGCCTGAGTGCCCGTATCGCCCTTTTCACCCATTTCGTCCATTTCGCCCGTGGGAGACGTTGCTTTGCAGGGGGCGGCGCAGCTTGCATGCAGATGGTGGAGGAGCCTTTCCACCTGCATGCCGAGGTCGTGGCCCAGAAGTTCCGGGTCGGTGCCTGTGTTGGGGATGAAAATTTTGGGTTTCCCGCTCTGCGCCACGGCCTGTCCCACGCCTGCGGGCAGCAGGGTGGCGATGAGGCTGGAATAGAAGCTGCCCATGGGATAGCAGATGAGGTCTGCGGAACCAATGAGCTGGCGGGTTTTTGACCGGATGGCGGGCCGGATGACAGATCGGGTGGCGGGCCGGATAGGGGCGGGAATGTCGGGCGCGCCCTGATTTGGCGAGGCTTCGGTTTCCTGACGATCGGGCAGGGCTTCCGTAATCCAGATGTCCTCTATGGGGCTGCTGACAGGGGCGGTGGCCTTGCCGGTGAAGTTGTGCTGCCCGGTTATAACCGTGCCGTCCGCGAGGCGTACCGCCAGATGGCCGTATTTGCCGGTGACGGGCCGCACGGTGCCGCGCACCTCCACCAGTTTGGAGAACAGGTAGATCACCGGGTCCAGATGCCGCCGGTTGCTCAGGAAGCCTGCCGTGAGCACAAGATTGCCGAGGCTGGCCCCGCGCAGGTCGAAGCCGGGGGGCATGTGGTCGGTGAAGATGTGGAAGTGATTGCGGATGATCTTGCGCATGGGGTCTGTGATGCACCGGATGAGCCTGTGCCTGCCTGTTGCCAGGGAAGCAAGTTCTGCCTGCAGGGCCTCCGGCGGCGCAAGGGGGTCCAGCCGGTGGGCGAAGAGGTCGAATATCTCCGGGTTGCCCTGAATGGTCTGATCCGCCAGTGCCATAAGGCGGTTGCGCACGTCGCCCACGGCCGGCATGTGGAAGGCGTTGCGCAGCACGGCGGAGCTGCCGCCGGAATCGAAGGGGGTGATCAGGTGGATGGAGTTGTGGGTGTAGCCGGTGAGATGGCGCGCAACACTCCGCAGTGCCGTGCCACCGCTGAAGAAGAGGATGCGGGGGCCAAGTTGCGGAGCATGGCGGAAGCGTTCCAGCTTGAGCGGGTCCGGCAGGGTGGTCTCGCGGGTGACCGTAAGGCGTGTCGGGCGGTCCATATGCGGTGTGCCTTTGTGTATTCAGTGTCGGACTGGGTGCCGACAGGGTGCTGACAGGGAGCTGGCAGTGTGCCGTAATATTACAGGGAACCCGTGCGCATGAAGGAGAGGCAGATATCTGCCGCCGCATCAAAGTCCACGCCGCCCGTAACCTCCAGCACGGTAGTGCGCGCAAGAACTTGCGCGTAGGCGGATTCCGAAGGTTCCGTATAGTCCGGTGAGCACGGGCGGTAGAACAGGCCTGTGGACTTCATGAAAGCCGGGAGCAGATCGCGCCGCGTGAGGGGATCTACCACGTTTACGGCCACGGGCTGCCCGGTGCGGCTCCAGTTTAGTATGACCAGCGCATTCATGGGGGCTTGCAGGGCAAAGCGGCCTTTGCCGTAACATTCTTCTATGATGGCATCGTATTTGTGTTCCAGATGCCACAGGTCGGTGGTGGACAGGGCGAGGAAGCGTTCGCGGTCCTGCGGGGCGATGATGTCGCGCAGGTCCGGGTTGTGCAGCGCCGTACCGGGATTGATGCGCGGCTGTTTGGGGATGCCGAGCATGGTGGGCAGGCCTTCCGGCTCTTCGGCATTGACGCGCAGAAGAACCCTGTCGTTGCTGACAAAGGTGGTGCCCTTGCTCATGAGGTGCAGAGCCAGTGTGGATTTGCCCATGCCCGAAAAGCCCGCCAGCGAGATACCCCGGCCATGGTGCATGACGCCTGCGGCATGGCCCAGCAGGCAGCCCCTGTCCAGCATGTGTTCCAGATAGCGGTTGTTTATGAAGTTGATGACCTGATTATCGTTGGCAAGGCATGCGCCTACTGCCACGTTGCCTGCATCGCCGAACAGGAAATGCATGCCCGTGATGCGCTTGCGGACTATGCGTCCGTCCGGCAGGTCGAGCCATTCTTCCTTTATCTTGGCCTTTCCGGGGTCCGGGGTTTTGACCAGAAAGGGACCGGGCAGGGGGAAGGGAAGCTCGCGGTCATCGGTTTCGTGCGCGGTGATGAGTATGTCCGGGGGCGTCTGCGGGGCACCGCTCTCTGTCTCCGGTTCCAGAAATTCGCTGAAGTAGCGGCGCAGGGCTGTGGCAAGGGCATCATTGTTTGTGCGCACGCTGATGGTGAGGTCGCCCACGCGCAGGAGCAGGCCGCAGTGCACGGGCAGGGTGTGGCGGATGGCCAGCATGTGGTCCGTGAGTGAGGCGTGGGCCGTGGGGGCGGCGTTGGGGGTGGCGGCTGTCATCGCGCGGTCTCCTTCATCACGTAATCCAGATAAAGTTGGGCGGCATCCAGACCGCTGGTGTCCAGAATGCCGCGAAAACCACCAAAGGCCGAGACTTCGAACACGTAGGGGCCGTCATCGGTAAGGGCCACATCCACGCAGGTGAAATCCAGCCCGAAGAGCTGCTGCGCCTTGTGGGCAACGGCAATGACATCGGCAGAGGGCTGGTACAGGGCGTATTTGCCGCCGTTTACCGTGGTGGTGTTCCATGAATCGTTGGTTTTGCAGCGGGCGTAGGTGGTGAGGTATTGGCCGCCCAGAAACACGATGCCAAGGTCCTTGCCGCCTTCCAGATTGATGGCCTTCTGGATGTACAGAATGCGGTAGTCGCGGG
This region of Desulfovibrio psychrotolerans genomic DNA includes:
- a CDS encoding HprK-related kinase B, whose product is MTAATPNAAPTAHASLTDHMLAIRHTLPVHCGLLLRVGDLTISVRTNNDALATALRRYFSEFLEPETESGAPQTPPDILITAHETDDRELPFPLPGPFLVKTPDPGKAKIKEEWLDLPDGRIVRKRITGMHFLFGDAGNVAVGACLANDNQVINFINNRYLEHMLDRGCLLGHAAGVMHHGRGISLAGFSGMGKSTLALHLMSKGTTFVSNDRVLLRVNAEEPEGLPTMLGIPKQPRINPGTALHNPDLRDIIAPQDRERFLALSTTDLWHLEHKYDAIIEECYGKGRFALQAPMNALVILNWSRTGQPVAVNVVDPLTRRDLLPAFMKSTGLFYRPCSPDYTEPSESAYAQVLARTTVLEVTGGVDFDAAADICLSFMRTGSL
- a CDS encoding amphi-Trp domain-containing protein, coding for MEKNKISVTQQLAFADAVAYLEALVQSLKAGRVVVEQGGEQVVLTTPEHLEVTVEARTKKDRQKFALELEWYSAPAVESAAVTISAVPAAPCCTATAATPDTTATTVTVETTQQAPAEENASSEECATPESPASPEPRHITTAQEKNAPQAVAAPAQPNTAKPAPAPEAPASKAPAPKASAGTAGKNAAVPPRSKAPGQKTGKAGNRSAKKQPAGRRTS
- a CDS encoding GAK system CofD-like protein, giving the protein MDRPTRLTVTRETTLPDPLKLERFRHAPQLGPRILFFSGGTALRSVARHLTGYTHNSIHLITPFDSGGSSAVLRNAFHMPAVGDVRNRLMALADQTIQGNPEIFDLFAHRLDPLAPPEALQAELASLATGRHRLIRCITDPMRKIIRNHFHIFTDHMPPGFDLRGASLGNLVLTAGFLSNRRHLDPVIYLFSKLVEVRGTVRPVTGKYGHLAVRLADGTVITGQHNFTGKATAPVSSPIEDIWITEALPDRQETEASPNQGAPDIPAPIRPATRSVIRPAIRSKTRQLIGSADLICYPMGSFYSSLIATLLPAGVGQAVAQSGKPKIFIPNTGTDPELLGHDLGMQVERLLHHLHASCAAPCKATSPTGEMDEMGEKGDTGTQAPPATADADLLSFVLVDSKNGVYPGTAASLDRQALAARGITVLDRQLVSKVSAPYIDETLLNPVLLSLC